A window from Citrus sinensis cultivar Valencia sweet orange chromosome 5, DVS_A1.0, whole genome shotgun sequence encodes these proteins:
- the LOC127902044 gene encoding NEDD8-conjugating enzyme Ubc12-like, with translation MIRLFKVKEKQKEDAENNTGGTPVKKQCAGELRLHKDITELNLPEACKISFPNGQDDLMNFEVSIKPDEGYYQNGTFVFSFEVPPIYPHDAPKVKCKTKVYHPNIDLEGNVCLNVLREDWKPVLNINTIIYGLYHLFTEPNHEDPLNHDAAELLRDSPACLETNVRMALQGGYIGDEYFEPVM, from the coding sequence ATGATTCGACTATTTAAAGTAAAGGAAAAACAGAAAGAAGATGCTGAGAATAACACAGGAGGTACACCTGTTAAAAAGCAATGCGCTGGGGAATTGCGTCTTCACAAAGATATCACTGAGCTGAACCTACCCGAAGCTTGCAAAATATCATTCCCCAACGGCCAGgatgatttaatgaattttgagGTCTCAATTAAACCTGATGAAGGATATTATCAAAATGGCACATTTGTGTTCTCTTTTGAAGTTCCCCCTATTTATCCACATGACGCACCAAAGGTTAAGTGTAAGACCAAGGTCTACCACCCAAATATTGACTTGGAAGGAAATGTTTGCCTCAATGTCTTACGAGAAGATTGGAAGCCTGTCCTCAACATAAACACTATTATTTATGGATTATATCATCTTTTCACGGAACCAAATCATGAGGACCCCCTTAATCATGATGCTGCTGAATTGTTGAGGGATAGCCCAGCTTGTCTTGAGACAAACGTGAGAATGGCTTTACAAGGTGGGTATATAGGGGACGAATATTTTGAGCCAGTTATGTAG